In one Solanum dulcamara chromosome 1, daSolDulc1.2, whole genome shotgun sequence genomic region, the following are encoded:
- the LOC129886926 gene encoding RING-H2 finger protein ATL78-like, with protein sequence MATITSTLLTQEFMENFHYSRRLLLAATPQYHPDTTLAPTDLSQGDTANTFDAHVVMVLSVLLCALICSLGLNSIIRCALRCTSLVSASDSSSIPTNLSATKLKNNGIKKKALKMFPIITYTTELKHPGLDSECIICLSEFVAGEKVRVLPKCNHGFHVKCIDKWLNSHSSCPTCRHCLIETCQKIVNGGSSISTTTTISNPQVARNSTSSAVAVQEISIRIEPLQREGVISSIN encoded by the coding sequence atggCAACTATAACTTCCACTTTATTAACTCAAGAATTCATGGAGAATTTCCACTATTCAAGAAGACTACTTCTAGCAGCCACCCCACAATACCACCCTGATACCACCCTGGCACCAACAGATCTATCACAAGGGGACACCGCCAATACATTTGATGCACATGTTGTGATGGTACTATCAGTACTATTATGTGCTTTAATTTGTTCACTTGGCTTGAATTCAATCATAAGATGTGCGCTAAGATGCACTAGCTTGGTATCAGCATCAGACTCATCCTCAATCCCTACAAACCTTTCAGCAACGAAGCTGAAAAATAATGGGATCAAGAAAAAAGCCCTCAAGATGTTCCCAATTATAACATATACTACTGAGTTGAAACATCCAGGCCTCGACTCTGAATGTATCATTTGCTTATCAGAATTCGTAGCTGGAGAGAAAGTTAGGGTTTTGCCCAAGTGCAACCATGGGTTTCACGTCAAGTGTATCGATAAATGGCTCAATTCACACTCTTCTTGCCCTACTTGTAGACACTGCCTCATTGAAACTTGTCAAAAAATTGTCAATGGTGGTAGTTCTATTTCAACTACAACTACAATTTCAAACCCTCAAGTAGCTAGAAATAGTACTTCATCAGCAGTAGCAGTACAAGAAATTAGTATACGGATTGAACCTCTCCAACGTGAAGGTGTGATATCTAGCATTAATTAG